Proteins from a genomic interval of Brucella intermedia LMG 3301:
- the gmd gene encoding GDP-mannose 4,6-dehydratase: MQEKTALIVGVTGQDGAYLSELLLKKGYRVHGLKRRSSSFNTARIDHLYQDPHEDDIRFRLHFGDLTDATNLCRVIQEVRPDEIYNLGAQSHVQVSFETPEYTANADALGTLRLLESMRILGLGKTCRFYQASTSELFGNSSPMAQNEQTPFAPRSPYATAKLYAYWTTVNYRDAYGFHASNGILFNHESPLRGETFVTRKITRAVAAIERGLQDRLRLGNLDARRDWGHARDYVEGMWRILQEDVPDDYVLATGETHTVREFVEHAFKAVDKEIEWQGDGVEEIGRDRKSGNCLIEIDPRYFRPNEVDFLLGDASKAKSRLGWQHTTGFDNLVAEMVDWDLRNIMREVGRNDFYG, translated from the coding sequence TTGCAGGAGAAAACAGCTCTCATCGTCGGTGTGACCGGACAGGACGGCGCTTATCTAAGCGAGCTTCTGCTCAAGAAAGGCTATCGCGTGCATGGCCTGAAACGGCGGTCTTCCTCGTTCAACACGGCCCGCATCGACCATCTCTATCAGGACCCGCACGAAGACGACATTCGCTTTCGCCTGCATTTCGGCGACCTGACGGATGCGACCAATCTGTGCCGGGTCATCCAGGAAGTGCGGCCCGACGAGATTTACAATCTCGGCGCCCAGAGCCATGTGCAGGTGAGCTTTGAAACGCCTGAATATACGGCAAATGCCGATGCGCTCGGCACGCTTCGCCTGCTTGAATCCATGCGCATTCTGGGGCTCGGCAAGACATGCCGCTTCTATCAGGCTTCCACATCGGAGCTTTTCGGCAACAGCTCGCCCATGGCCCAGAACGAACAGACGCCTTTTGCGCCGCGCAGTCCTTATGCGACCGCGAAGCTCTATGCCTACTGGACAACGGTCAATTATCGCGACGCCTATGGCTTCCATGCTTCCAACGGCATCCTGTTCAATCACGAAAGCCCGCTACGCGGCGAAACCTTCGTCACCCGCAAGATCACGCGGGCGGTCGCGGCAATCGAACGCGGCCTTCAGGACAGGCTTCGTCTCGGCAATCTCGATGCCCGCCGCGACTGGGGCCATGCCCGCGATTATGTCGAGGGCATGTGGCGCATCCTGCAGGAAGATGTTCCCGACGATTATGTGCTTGCCACCGGCGAGACGCATACGGTGCGTGAATTTGTCGAACACGCATTCAAGGCGGTCGACAAGGAGATCGAATGGCAGGGCGACGGCGTGGAGGAGATTGGCCGCGACCGCAAATCCGGCAATTGCCTGATCGAGATCGATCCGCGCTATTTTCGCCCGAACGAAGTCGATTTCCTGCTCGGCGATGCCTCCAAGGCGAAAAGCCGCCTGGGCTGGCAGCATACGACCGGCTTCGACAATCTCGTCGCCGAAATGGTCGACTGGGATTTGCGCAACATCATGCGGGAGGTCGGACGCAATGACTTCTACGGCTGA
- a CDS encoding GDP-L-fucose synthase family protein, giving the protein MTSTAEIAPLYSLEGKKVFVAGHTGMVGSAILRRLQGTDCDIITAAHNTLDLTRQGPTENFISGRKPDVIIIAAARVGGILANSQYPADFLYDNLAIGMNLIRAAHQNGVERLLWLGSSCIYPRDAAQPLTEDALLTGPLEPTNEAYAIAKIAGLKYAEACARQYGNRFMTAMPTNLYGPNDNFDPESSHVLPALIRRIHEAKVRGIDHVTLWGSGKPLREFLHVDDLADACLHMLRFYDGIEPMNIGTGDEISIRDLALTVARAVGYEGRFEHDLSKPDGTPRKLLDTSRMRALGWKPRIRLEDGLRDVYRDWLRETADPVAA; this is encoded by the coding sequence ATGACTTCTACGGCTGAGATCGCCCCTCTCTATTCGCTCGAAGGCAAGAAGGTCTTCGTTGCCGGGCATACGGGCATGGTCGGTTCGGCCATCCTTCGCCGCCTGCAAGGCACGGATTGCGACATCATCACTGCCGCGCATAACACGCTCGACCTGACCCGGCAGGGACCGACGGAAAATTTCATCAGCGGCCGCAAGCCGGATGTCATCATCATCGCCGCCGCCCGCGTCGGCGGCATATTGGCCAATTCGCAATATCCGGCGGATTTTCTCTACGACAATCTCGCCATCGGGATGAACCTCATCCGCGCCGCCCACCAGAACGGCGTCGAGCGCCTCTTATGGCTCGGCTCAAGCTGCATCTATCCCCGCGACGCGGCCCAGCCGCTCACCGAGGACGCACTGCTGACCGGACCTCTGGAGCCGACAAATGAAGCCTATGCCATCGCCAAGATCGCCGGGCTGAAATATGCCGAGGCCTGCGCGCGGCAATATGGCAACCGCTTCATGACGGCGATGCCGACCAATCTCTACGGCCCGAACGACAATTTCGATCCCGAAAGCTCGCATGTGCTGCCAGCGCTGATCCGGCGGATTCATGAGGCCAAGGTGCGCGGCATCGATCACGTCACGCTATGGGGCAGCGGCAAGCCCTTGCGGGAATTTTTGCATGTGGACGACCTTGCCGATGCCTGCCTGCACATGCTGCGCTTTTATGACGGCATCGAGCCGATGAATATCGGAACGGGCGACGAGATTTCGATCAGGGACCTGGCGCTGACCGTCGCCCGCGCCGTCGGCTACGAGGGCCGCTTCGAGCATGATCTCAGCAAGCCTGATGGCACGCCGCGCAAGCTTCTCGACACGTCGCGCATGCGGGCGCTTGGCTGGAAACCGCGCATCCGTCTGGAAGACGGCCTGCGTGACGTCTATCGCGATTGGCTGCGGGAAACCGCCGATCCTGTCGCGGCCTGA
- a CDS encoding polysaccharide biosynthesis/export family protein: MAHRIMKNRIAAHLRATMLAGLILAGGSFAALGEGQAYRVGANDVLQVTVYGQPSLTGLYPVDVDGNIGYPIVGNIPVSGLTINEIGEKIAGSLSQHIPGLTVTATINQYAPVFVVGDVKAPGKYQFRPGMVALELMALGGGAGKAETPALTAGMQLITVQQEYVDLQMQITAMTIRRARFEAELNGTEFNYVLPEQPAASKETAALTQQMLDGEKTVFNVRRNNLAAERQALEAQAASYGDEIETLQQSIKLHDTEIGLLQENVDSSKSLVDRGLAAKSNLRDMERDLSATRRAALELASFLARARQNQLAMQQRIANLDEIRKSEAATALQDIDLNIARMERRSNAQLQTMAEIAKSSGNIASSTLRQKLIFSISRIVDGSFQDIVADERTEIRPGDILRVELDMSRVGGSPS; encoded by the coding sequence ATGGCACACAGGATCATGAAAAACCGCATCGCCGCCCATCTGCGGGCCACCATGCTCGCAGGGCTAATTCTGGCTGGCGGAAGCTTCGCCGCGCTTGGCGAAGGGCAGGCCTACCGGGTCGGGGCCAACGACGTGTTGCAGGTGACAGTTTATGGCCAGCCGTCCCTGACGGGTCTTTACCCGGTCGATGTGGACGGCAATATCGGCTATCCGATCGTGGGCAATATTCCGGTGAGCGGGCTCACCATCAACGAGATCGGCGAGAAGATTGCCGGGTCGCTGTCGCAGCACATTCCCGGCCTGACGGTTACCGCAACCATCAACCAGTACGCGCCGGTGTTTGTCGTCGGCGACGTGAAGGCGCCGGGAAAATACCAGTTCCGGCCCGGCATGGTGGCGCTTGAACTGATGGCGCTGGGCGGCGGGGCCGGCAAGGCCGAGACGCCGGCGCTGACCGCCGGGATGCAGCTTATCACCGTCCAGCAGGAATATGTGGATCTGCAGATGCAGATCACCGCCATGACGATACGGCGCGCCCGCTTCGAGGCGGAACTGAACGGCACGGAATTCAACTATGTCCTTCCGGAACAACCCGCCGCCAGCAAGGAAACGGCGGCGCTGACGCAGCAGATGCTGGACGGGGAAAAGACCGTCTTCAATGTCCGCCGCAACAATCTCGCCGCTGAACGTCAGGCGCTGGAAGCGCAGGCCGCGAGCTATGGCGACGAAATAGAGACCTTGCAGCAGAGCATCAAGCTGCACGACACGGAAATCGGGCTGTTGCAGGAGAATGTGGATTCCAGCAAGTCGCTGGTGGATCGCGGGCTGGCCGCCAAGTCCAACCTGCGCGACATGGAGCGCGATCTGTCGGCGACCCGGCGCGCCGCGCTGGAGCTTGCCTCCTTCCTCGCGCGTGCGAGGCAGAACCAGCTTGCCATGCAGCAGCGCATTGCCAATCTGGACGAAATCCGCAAGAGCGAGGCTGCGACGGCCTTGCAGGACATAGACCTCAACATTGCCCGGATGGAGCGCCGCAGCAATGCGCAGCTTCAGACCATGGCCGAAATCGCCAAATCCTCCGGCAATATCGCCTCGTCCACGCTGCGCCAGAAGCTGATCTTCTCGATCAGCCGCATCGTCGATGGAAGTTTCCAGGATATCGTTGCCGATGAGCGCACGGAGATCAGGCCCGGCGATATCCTGCGCGTCGAGCTCGACATGAGCAGGGTCGGCGGCTCGCCCTCATAG